AATAAAGGGAGACCAGAGTTAGGATGTAAGCCACAGTGTATTGGACATTTGAACCAATCTTTGGTAATGCTTGGAATAAATCCTTATATTGGGCTTTTTTTGAGTTGGCTTTGCAGTGACTGTTCCAGGTAATGTTATTGTATGCATTTGCCTTTGTAAATCACATTGTGTAGTTCTAATAGCCATCTAATATACTGCAGTCTTTCTGACCAGACTTCTGTCCTCTCGGTTACCCATCTCTGTCCAGCTGGCAAATCGGACAATTTCCATTAAAACAGAGAGACTCCATTTAGTTAAGTTTTCAAGGCTCCATGCTACATTAGAAAATGGGAATCTTTCACTCTCTTCTCTTTAAACCCGAGGAGAGGGGATCTTGCAACTAAAGTTTCGGTTCCACTGCTTACTCAGAGAATATAAATGTGACCTTCCGTTCATTAACTATATATTGCCGCATGCACAGAAGACATGAAATCAATAGTTCAGTGAATTGAGAGCATCCTGTTCTTTTTGCATTTCACTAAATGCATTCCTTAAACCTTCCAAGTGTAACAAAGTCTTCGTCCACACTCTGATTCTTTCTGTGATTCGCTGGTTGAAATGAAACATTCTGTGTCTCGATTGAGCCATGTTATAATCATGCGTACAAAGCTCTGCAGTAGATCATCATGACCCTCAGCAGTGATGAGTATAGGCAATTGTGTGTGAGAAATGGAGCATCTACCAGATTGAGCATCTGTCTTAGCCCCCACACTGTAGTGCTAAAGTTTGCactgatctttttttaaaataaataatactttttttttttagtccctAGGAgcagtttttattacattattattaaaacttttgGTTTTTGGGGGCAATGTATCTAAAAATGGAAATCCAAGATTCTTTAATGTGCCATCAGAACTTTTTAATCTGTGATCGGGAGTTTATTGTggttgaaaaaccctgctgtttgtTTCTTGCTCTCTGGTCCTTCTGGTGTCTTTGTTTAACAAGGGCTTGTTTTCTATCTCATCAGGCTCTGTTCCAGTTACCCCCAAAAGCTGCTGGTTCCTGTCTGGATCACAGACAAAGAGCTGGAGCACGTCGCCTCCTTCAGGTCATGGAAGAGAATTCCAGCTGTGGTGTATAGGTGAGGGAGACACAGGGGCAATATTATAGATCTGTGTGCGTTATTgtaacaataactaataataaatgcACCTTCAGTTTTAGTTGATGAGTCGTGCAACACATACTGTAATGCAGACAATTTTAATGATCACAACTATATGAAATCTTGAACCCTGcagttatgatttatttaaatagaagATGTTTCTGATTAGAAACCCTATTTTAAAAATCCAGTATTAAGTCCATTTGCTGTCACTGTGGTGCGCTGCAGTTTCGAGTGACCTGTCGTTTACTGTTTTGCAGACACCAGCGGAACGGCTCTGTGATTGCACGCTGCAGCCAGCCGGAGATCAGCTGGTGGGGCTGGCGGAACACCGATGACGAGTATTTAGTGACATCCATCGCCAAGGCGTGCGCGCTCGACCCTGGGGTGAAAACACGGGGCGCCGCCAACCCTCGGAGCAGGAGCGAGGGGGGCGACGCCTCCGACAGTGACTTTGGTGAGAATATCTTCCTGTGTGGCTCATCGTGTTGAAACCTGTTAGTCATATTACAGTATAGCTTCTAAACCAAGCGCTTAAAGGCCAGAAAAGATTACACTTAACAATCATTTGGGTTGAGAGTAGTAACAGATGATGGTCAGAGGTGGTTTATCTGTGGCCTTCTGTACTCAAGAGTGCAGGCTCCGTATGTAtagtattagtttatttggcaatAAACTAATTTATCCAAGGCGACcgtacaggtgttacagggcaatacaaggttacagggTAGTTTTACAGTAGGTGCAAATACGACTAGAATGCATTATGAGATAAGTAACCATTTGGGATTAAGATAATCGTACATGCTTCATTTCATGCTGACAAAGCCCACAACTTGTAGCGGCTCAACACAAAATTGGATTCCTAGTGGATCACCATTGGATCAACCAGTGTGTCAAGGAATCAAAACTGACCGAGCAGAATTTACACTGTATTACTAAAAACTGCAGTGAGACGTACCTGCATGGATGTCATAACTGCCTGGAAGCCGACATTGGTTCATGACCCCTACAATAAAGCTCTTACGTAGTGTACAAGTGTATCTTACCCGTTATGCTGTTTGAAATGGAAGGATCAGTTTCCTGCAGTGGTTGGGTGAGAGAGATGCACGGTTTGGTGTTCCCAAGCACTCCCTGTGTGTGCAGTCCCGATTTTGTGGCACTCATTTTGATCTTTCGTTCCCAGATTCCTCCCTGACAGTCTGCCCCAACCCAGAGGCCGCCGGGGCCCCTCAGAAGCTGCTGATCCTGGACGCCCGCTCCTACGCTGCAGCCGTCGCCAACAGAGCCAAGGGGGGAGGCTGCGAGTGTGAAGGTAGGCTGGCATCACTGGCAGTAGGCAATGAAGGGGGATAGGAGAGACATACTTTGTGATGTTCATGTTCAACACATGGATTATTATTCTGTTTCCTAAATCAGAATAATAACTCAAGTGTTGAAAGATGACCTGTAGTTTCTCTACGGCACTGTGCTTACAGTGAGAGTGATAAGGTGATGTGGTTTGCTTACAAACGAAGCTGGTACAGGGTGATGTCAAGATGTAGGAGAGTTTTTTTGTGTGGAAAgtttgaacatatatatatatgttagtgtgtgtgtgtttaattacaaTGGCAAGATAGAATATTAATAGATATGTTCTCCTCTATTGAAACACTCTTTGctctttctgtgtttgttttaatggatGCATTTAGAGTATTACCCCAACTGTGAAGTGATGTTCATGGGAATGGCAAACATCCACTCTATTCGGAACAGTTTCCAGTCTCTCCGGGCTGTGTGTGGCCAGATCCCAGACCCCGGAAAGTAAGTGTTGCTGTTTTCCGTCCAGCACACTCCTCGTGCTTAGCATACActataaacatacagtatgtttaacatactgGAAAGGAAAggctgtttgaaaacaaacagtggaggtgcTTACAGGCTTTTGATACCATGGCAACTTCactcatttatttctgtttaaatctatatagttaatgatgtaacaatctactatttCTTTCTGTGTAAAACTTCAGGCATCATGGCAGTGAGTCTATCCATTTATTTCCCGTTATTCTTCTGTATTGACAATTATCTAATTGTATTTCATCTAAAACTACaaactgtgttcattttttgtaaagtgttgaactgtCGGCtcattttctttcttctgtttGAGAGGTGATTCTTTTAAGCAATGCTGTACCCGTCTCTCCCACGCACTTGATCCTGTTACCGGTCCTTGTCCTATGAATCCTCCCTGCACGTACTGTTCAGACAGTCGTAGATCATGCTGCTGGTTTTTAATTTGCACTCTGTTCTCTCCCCAGCTGGCTGTCTGCTCTGGAGAGCACTAAGTGGCTGCAGCACTTGTCTGTGATGCTGAAGGCTGCCACGCTGGTCTCCTCGGCAGTGGAGAGGGAGGGCCGGCCCGTGCTGGTGCACTGCTCAGACGGCTGGGACCGGACCCCGCAGATTGTAGCGCTCGCCAAGATCCTACTGGACCCCTACTACAGGACCATAGAGGTAACTGAACCACTCTGCCAGCCGGTCCATTACCTTAGGCCCAGTTCCACACTTTTGTTTTGCCcaatcccaaaaaaaaaaaacattgttacatTAACACTGCAATATATCTGACTGTGCTGTTGAAGGTGGAATTCATACAGGATTCAGATAGGATTCATACAGGATTCAGACCTGTTTGATCTGCAGCATCACAGGCAATGGCATGTTTTCTTCTGATTTAAGGGGTTCATTGTTAAATCAGGTGGCTACATCCCCAGTCTGAACCACACATGACAAGCAATTTGCTCCATcttttgcttaaagacatttcacaccctGAAAGAAATCTAGAGAcaacaatattaacaattatcCCTCCGGTGTCTGACTTATTGGACACCCTGTATGTGGGTTTCACAGACACTGAAGCACTAATCTTGGGCTCTCTTTTAATAAGTTTAGATAAGGTGTTTGGGATGCGGGGAAACTAGACGTTTTATCTTCAAAGCGCTTAGGGCCCATTAAAAGTTTTCTCAGAGTTGTTGTTATGTAAGGAAGAAGCAACTACAGCCTGTGTATAAGCTCATAAATTTAAacgtttttatttctgtattggtAACTCTATCGGCTCCATTTCTCCTTTCTGTGCTGGGGACAATTCTGAAAAGTTTTTCCGAAGCTAGTTCTGAGTTTCTAGTACCGTTGCTGAACATTGTACAGCTGTAGAATTTAAGGATTgagacattcatttaaaaaaaaaaacttagaaactttttatttcctggcatctcactggaaaactacaaagtcgtaacattattcagcaggtttcgaccttatgaagaaaaatgaattctatagggtgatgcaacacctttggccacagctgcatgCTGGAGAGTGTGGGCGTGTGGCTGTTCGAATGCTGTGATTAACATTGGCTCACTGTGTGACAGGGGTTTCAGGTCCTGGTGGAGACAGAGTGGCTGGACTTTGGCCACAAGTTTGGGGATCGCTGTGGACACCAGGAGAACTCCGACGATCTGAGCGAACAGTGCCCAGTGTTCCTGCAGTGGCTGGACTGCATCCACCAGCTCCTCAAGCAGTTCCCCTGTCAGTTTGAGTTTAACGAGGCTTTTCTGGTAAGCAGCACGATCACCTCATTGTGTCTCTGTGCACAGTGACTGTCACTCCTGCTCGCTCCCTGTTCAAACGAACACACTGTTGAGTCAGCCAAAGGTCAGTTTAACTGATCTGGTTTAATAAACTGAACATGAAATACTTGTATTGAATAATAAGCCATCCTCAAGCAAAGTAAACTCCTCATTCCCTATTAAGACCACATTCTGTCGGTCGCTTTTCAGCTTGGAAAGCGATCTTCCTCTGAGGTCCAGCGCTCAGTTAAAACCATTCTACTCGGCCCCTTTGGTGGTGCGAATATAGAAATCCCACTGAAATCCAAGCAGCTCCTAAAGCTCCTGGATCTACCCAATTAAATGCACAGCGTGGTTGTTTGTATCAAAAGAGAGTCAAGCATTTTCAAAGTGATTTTGCAATTCGGGGTGAGTGGCAGTGAAAGGTGCTATTAGAATTTGGTGTGTTTCCAGGCACAAATCCTGCTGGTTTAAAGGCTGTCAGCAGGGAAATGTGTGATCTCCTCAGGAGAGAGAACAGCCCCTGAGCTACGAGCCTGCCAGGCAGCTGCTCAGACAGCTCCCAGGGCTCCAGAGACACACTTTGTAATCTGCATTGGTGGTTTTCAACCCAGGTCGTCATGTTCTCCAGAACCTGTGTTCAATCAGGAACTCTGGGTAGAAGGTGCATTGCTTTCCAGTCGACATAAGACAGCACTATACTTTAAACAGCGTGTAGCTACACTGACTGCGCTAGAGTTCATCATTACAGTAGTGAGCAAGAGTATTAGAACCCctgaagatttgtcatttatatacctccctgcatgaaaacctctgggtgggagAATTTCAATATTCGGTCAATAGTTGGTGctacagaaacaataggcacttgtgtgaaaatgttagaccactttgtgctttaatcaggcatcttaaaaacaatttttaaagtctcatgcattttcccgtttgtggctatgtgttcctttatcctggctgtttaaaatgttatgtgtGGCATGTCATCAGTTAAACTAGGTGAAGgttttctaataaatgtgcacactgctgtagctCCTGTTTCTTTGTCTGAATGGTCCAGGTGAAGCTGGTCCAGCACACTTACTCCTGCCTTTATGGGACTTTCTTGTGTAACAACGCCGGCGAGAGAGAAGCACGCAACATCTACAAGAGAGCCTGCTCCGTGTGGTCGCTACTGCGCACCGGGAACAAGAACTTCCAGAACTTCCTCTATATGTCCAGCTACGACACGGTGGGGCTACTCGGCTTGAAAGCTAGAATTAACGTTAGAATAGAATGAACAGATTATTAGTCTGCAGTTTTGGGTATGGTTACCCTTGACTTCGATACTAACTGGCGTGGTTTCCCTGCAGGTGCTCCAGCCGGTCTGTCATGTGAGGGCCCTCCAGCTGTGGACAGCAGTGTATCTGCCCACGTCATccccctgcactgctgcagaAGACAGCATGCACATGTACCTGTGCCCTGCCACGCAGCCTGAGGAGCTCACCTCCAGATCTCTGGACAGGTGAGGGGTCACACTGAGGCTCCACGAGTCAGGGGGTCAGGTACCTCTGGCAGTGTGTGTGGTCCTTGCTCCCCCCGTCACAAACCCCGCCTGTCACAGTTTTCCGACACACTCTTCTCGAGTGAGACCACAAATGGAAATTTGAAACACTTCAAAGAGAAAATCACACCAAGACAGAATCTTGTTAAAagtgcttgtaaaataaaattataaacgGGCAGTGATAGGCTGTTTCAATGCTTTACTGCTCTTGAGGTATTTAGCCTCATATTAAGCTGGTTAACTGTAGTGCTGCCAAGTAGTGCCAGATTTGGGGGGTGGGGCACATAGAGCAGACCTCTGTCTCGGTAAGGAGAAGGCTCCCTCTTGTGGAGAAATAGGGGAAGCTCAGCTACAGCCCACCCTGCCATATTCTTCTTTGAGAAAAGTGTTCATTTGTGTGGATGGTGGTTTTGTTacatagatgtgtgtgtgtgtgtatatagaaaaGCAGTTGATTTTACATGGGTCCCTGAATAATTAAACCATCCCTGGTAactgtatacatttataaataatgttaACTCTCTCCTATAATTTGCTTACGTTGTTGATGATACAAATAAAGCTACTGTTTTTTAGAGTACGTTGCATTAACACTGCCAGCAACTTTTTGTCCAGAAGAATTCCTATGCTACATTTCCCTCTTTTCCTGTCCTGCCATTTCAAAAGTTATCATTACTGATGTGTCTTCAGAGCTGCTGATTTTAGCATAATTGTGTAATGACTTCAGTTAAATGTAATTTTTCCACAGGCTTCCCAAAACAAGATCAATGGATAACCTCGTCTCTGCTTGTGACAGCGGGGCGCCTCTGACTCGCACCTCCAGTGACCCCAATCTGAACCAGCACTGCCAGGAGGGGCGGCCCACGCTGGAACACAAGCCTGGGGCAGCAGGGGGCGCCAGCGAGACGTCTGAGAGCACAGCGCTGACCAACGGGGAGCACGGCGAGTCTGAAAAAGGGGACAGGGAGGGCGAGACACGGCCCCCCGACAGGAAGCAGCTCAACGACGAGAACTTCAACTCTGTCAAGGAGTACGGTCTGAATCCACAGCCTGTAGAGAGCCCACACAACGCTCTGCAAGGACACATAGTTTCAAACGCAGAGAACGCACAGCCAAATCTATCAGAGAATTCACCTAGGAAAACACAAGAGGTACCCGATGACGCCCAGCCGTGCCCAGCTGAGATAAAGGAGAGCGATTACCAGGATTCAGAAACCCCCCAGCCCCCCTCCACAGACACACGTTTACAGGTAGCGGAAAATGGGTTAACCCTGGAGTGTAAGGAGAGGCGCCTTTTGCTGACGGCAGTGGAACTCCTTCAGTTAAAAAACACACCCCTGGAACTGGACTGCTCAACCGAGGCGCTGACAGAACACAGTGCTGCCCCAGCAACCAAGTGCGCCAAGAGAGCGCAGCCTCTGAAAAGCAACGACCTGGTCCCGAACGCCGAGAGCAACGTGGCTGAGCTTTCGCGGTTCGGCAGAATGCAGCCTGACTGTGCTAGGACTGCAAGGAAACTCATTTCCCAGAGCCAGTTCAGTGAGTTTTCTTTACTGGGATCTAACTGGGAAAGCAACATGCAGGGCTTGGTCAAATCGGCATGCAACGGGGAAGCGGGTCCCCGCAGGGCGACCAGCTACCAGAACCGAAGGCTGGCCGGTAAACTCCTGCGAGCGGCGAGCAACAGAGAAAGCCTGCGGCCGGCCAGCAAGGCAACCTGGTGCTCGATGGTCTCCGCGGGGAGGAACTCCGGGTATTTTGCGCTGGCAGCTCCCAGCAGGCAAGTTTCTGTCAGCACCTCGTCCTCCTGCTCCCCCCCTGCCTACCTGGACGATGATGGGCTAGCTGTGCCGGTGGACGCGGTGCAGCAGAGGCTGCGGCAGATCGAGGCCGGATACAAGCAGGAGGTGGAGCTGCTGAGACGGCAGGTCAGAGAGCTGCAGATGAGGCTGGAGAGCAGGCAGTGCTGCGCGCCTCCCACCGAGCCGGACGAGGACTACCAGGATGACTTTGTGAGTAATGAGGGAGCCCCCCATCCAAACGGTCCGCTTGCGTCTTTTTGACTGGTCATGCTTTAGCACTGACTTTGATACATTCCCCCAATGTTGGCTCGCCACTAAATGAAAGTCTCTTGCTCCTTAAACTATTTACCATTGTGGTAAAAAGGCTTGCACCTAAAACTACCATATTGAATTGCCTAGATCACTAAAACTACTGTTTACTGTGATCGTTAATTAAGCGGCAGGAGTGATTGTAGAGGAACTCAAATCTGAACAGTGGAAAAAGAAATACCTGACAGCAGCTTAGAAACAATTTGTTTACTCGTGCCCTGCAACAAATTAACTGATGGAGAACAAAGTTTAGTTTAAACTAAGATCATCTTCCATTTGTTAACCAAAGCAAAAGCATCGACTTGGGCGTCTTACTGACAGGGTCGTCACGTTGCCACTCGTTCTTCCAATACAAGCATCCACCTTGATGTTGGTACATACCTGAGTATTTGCTTTTTAAGTAGGGCTACCATATTTCCAGTGTGGAAAAAGGGATAATTCATTGAAGCTGTAGCAACTgtaaagcagttaaaataactatataataacacaatcataatgtaaaacttacagtGGGTGTATAGATGGGATCCAGGAACAGaatattaattaacaaataaCCCCTAAGAGACTTTATTTTACACAACCTTATAAATGACTCTACTGTAAACTTCCTAAGCACACTGGTACGACGATTTAACAGTTTTGcgttcattttaaatgtacagtagacCGATGCACAGCGCCTGGTTTCCTGCCCAGTTCAGCGAGGGAGGGCTGGTCTGACTCtctcatgttttgttttcagacgTGTCTGCGAGAGTCTGATGACAGCGATGGGGAGGACTCTCTCTCGGTTCACAGTGATGACCGGCTGTCTGAGGCCAGCTGGGAGCCTATAGACCGGAAGGACACAGAGGTCAGCTTCCCAGATTGCCTATTGCAGGTTTCTTTGCTTCCCTtttacttccatttttttttcctttttaaaaagaatgaataaataatacagcaTCTCCTCACTGCACATCCATCCTGCTTGAATGAACAGGTTCATTAGAAACCAGATCACAGTGGAGTTATTCATGTAATAAACAATGCATGTTTTATCTAGAGAGACACTAGAGACTAAGTTGGAATAAAATAAGTGGTGAAAAACTACTGACTTATCATATCAGACTGGACTACAAAAaggcaaagttaaaaaaaaaaaagtcggtcCTTTTAACTTGTTATCAAagcttggttgttttttttgtgcaaaagtgCAATGCGTTGGTGTAACTCGCCAGCTGTTATCTGGTTTATTAATTATGATTTCTCTGATAAGCAGTTGCTCATTTTTCGACAGTAACTAACTTGTTTTGATAAACTCAGCTGTCGTTGgacacattttattattgcaCAAGAACTCTGAGTAAACCCAGCACAGACAAAGCGCTGATTATTTCAAGTAGAAAAACATGGAACAGAGCTGCCCTGATGGGACAGTTTCAGAATCCTGAATTGCGTGCAAAATATTTAActtattgcaaaataataatgttcccgcaataaaataaaataaaaaatctttgtGGCTTACTTGAGCTGCATTTAAATCAAGCACACACAAAAGATACATTGATCAGATTATGCTGGATTGTGTATATCTCCAGTGTTGGATTCAGATAAACAGTACTGAAGTTTTATTTCCTTTGATAGGTAACGCGCTGGGTCCCTGATCACATGGCATCTCATTGCTTCAGCTGTGACTCGGAGTTCTGGTTAGCCAAACGCCGCCACCACTGCAGGTGAGTCCCACAATCCAGGATGCTTAATTAGGAACAACAAGCCAACCACCCAAAAGAACAGAACAGTGACCTTTTACTGGCTAACAGAATCAACAGCATGAATGGTGTTCTGAAGCAGTTTAAACGATTGAATGTTTGTGATGCTCCTACACTTTCAAAGAGGTcccatgtgtttttgtgtttatccCAGGAACTGTGGGAATGTGTTCTGCGGGGGCTGCTGCTACCTGAAACTGCCCATCCCTGATCAGCAGCTGTATGACCCCGTGCTGGTTTGCAACTCCTGCTATGATCACATCCAGGTCTGTAGAGCCCGCGAGATCATGAGCCAGCAGCTGAAGAAGCCGATCGCTGCAGCCTCCAGCTGAACAGAGATTCCACTGAATCGGGGTTGGATCTGTTGACCCGCCACTTTACCAGATGAGCCGAGCGCCTCCAAGCTTTGACACACACCAAGGGGTGGGTTTGGTGgtgctgatgatgatgattcaGGTCTGGAGCCAAAGCTGGCTATGCAACTGATCTATTATAATCGGTGGGGATTTTATCCTGAGCCAACACTTTGCAGGACCCTGTGGTGACTGTCTTTAGCTGAAAGATGGATCCAGCGTCCAGCGAAATACAGGGAGTGTTTCTGCGTGAATTGTACTGGTTGGAATAACTTCAACTTCATTCCGGCCCTTCATCTCAACCTATGCACCCAGATTAGTGCATCTTACAACACTAGACCTTTGGA
The sequence above is drawn from the Polyodon spathula isolate WHYD16114869_AA unplaced genomic scaffold, ASM1765450v1 scaffolds_740, whole genome shotgun sequence genome and encodes:
- the mtmr4 gene encoding myotubularin-related protein 4 isoform X5, which codes for MSLAARISCSMLNCFGEEGPPSLEYIQAKDLFPHKELVKEEESLQVPFPVLQGEGVEYLGRADDAIIAISNYRIHIKFKDSVINVPLRLIDYVECRDMFQLHIICKDSKVVRCHFSTFKQGQEWLKRLNRAIAHPARLEELFTFAYHAWCLGACVDEEDQHVHLCRPGDHVRHRFEMELVRMGFDLQNAWRVSDINSNYKLCSSYPQKLLVPVWITDKELEHVASFRSWKRIPAVVYRHQRNGSVIARCSQPEISWWGWRNTDDEYLVTSIAKACALDPGVKTRGAANPRSRSEGGDASDSDFDSSLTVCPNPEAAGAPQKLLILDARSYAAAVANRAKGGGCECEEYYPNCEVMFMGMANIHSIRNSFQSLRAVCGQIPDPGNWLSALESTKWLQHLSVMLKAATLVSSAVEREGRPVLVHCSDGWDRTPQIVALAKILLDPYYRTIEGFQVLVETEWLDFGHKFGDRCGHQENSDDLSEQCPVFLQWLDCIHQLLKQFPCQFEFNEAFLVKLVQHTYSCLYGTFLCNNAGEREARNIYKRACSVWSLLRTGNKNFQNFLYMSSYDTVLQPVCHVRALQLWTAVYLPTSSPCTAAEDSMHMYLCPATQPEELTSRSLDRLPKTRSMDNLVSACDSGAPLTRTSSDPNLNQHCQEGRPTLEHKPGAAGGASETSESTALTNGEHGESEKGDREGETRPPDRKQLNDENFNSVKEYGLNPQPVESPHNALQGHIVSNAENAQPNLSENSPRKTQEVPDDAQPCPAEIKESDYQDSETPQPPSTDTRLQVAENGLTLECKERRLLLTAVELLQLKNTPLELDCSTEALTEHSAAPATKCAKRAQPLKSNDLVPNAESNVAELSRFGRMQPDCARTARKLISQSQFSEFSLLGSNWESNMQGLVKSACNGEAGPRRATSYQNRRLAGKLLRAASNRESLRPASKATWCSMVSAGRNSGYFALAAPSRQVSVSTSSSCSPPAYLDDDGLAVPVDAVQQRLRQIEAGYKQEVELLRRQVRELQMRLESRQCCAPPTEPDEDYQDDFTCLRESDDSDGEDSLSVHSDDRLSEASWEPIDRKDTEVTRWVPDHMASHCFSCDSEFWLAKRRHHCRNCGNVFCGGCCYLKLPIPDQQLYDPVLVCNSCYDHIQVCRAREIMSQQLKKPIAAASS
- the mtmr4 gene encoding myotubularin-related protein 4 isoform X3; this translates as MSLAARISCSMLNCFGEEGPPSLEYIQAKDLFPHKELVKEEESLQVPFPVLQGEGVEYLGRADDAIIAISNYRIHIKFKDSVINVPLRLIDYVECRDMFQLHIICKDSKVVRCHFSTFKQGQEWLKRLNRAIAHPARLEELFTFAYHAWCLGACVDEEDQHVHLCRPGDHVRHRFEMELVRMGFDLQNAWRVSDINSNYKLCSSYPQKLLVPVWITDKELEHVASFRSWKRIPAVVYRHQRNGSVIARCSQPEISWWGWRNTDDEYLVTSIAKACALDPGVKTRGAANPRSRSEGGDASDSDFDSSLTVCPNPEAAGAPQKLLILDARSYAAAVANRAKGGGCECEEYYPNCEVMFMGMANIHSIRNSFQSLRAVCGQIPDPGNWLSALESTKWLQHLSVMLKAATLVSSAVEREGRPVLVHCSDGWDRTPQIVALAKILLDPYYRTIEGFQVLVETEWLDFGHKFGDRCGHQENSDDLSEQCPVFLQWLDCIHQLLKQFPCQFEFNEAFLVKLVQHTYSCLYGTFLCNNAGEREARNIYKRACSVWSLLRTGNKNFQNFLYMSSYDTVLQPVCHVRALQLWTAVYLPTSSPCTAAEDSMHMYLCPATQPEELTSRSLDRLPKTRSMDNLVSACDSGAPLTRTSSDPNLNQHCQEGRPTLEHKPGAAGGASETSESTALTNGEHGESEKGDREGETRPPDRKQLNDENFNSVKEYGLNPQPVESPHNALQGHIVSNAENAQPNLSENSPRKTQEVPDDAQPCPAEIKESDYQDSETPQPPSTDTRLQVAENGLTLECKERRLLLTAVELLQLKNTPLELDCSTEALTEHSAAPATKCAKRAQPLKSNDLVPNAESNVAELSRFGRMQPDCARTARKLISQSQFSEFSLLGSNWESNMQGLVKSACNGEAGPRRATSYQNRRLAGKLLRAASNRESLRPASKATWCSMVSAGRNSGYFALAAPSRQVSVSTSSSCSPPAYLDDDGLAVPVDAVQQRLRQIEAGYKQEVELLRRQVRELQMRLESRQCCAPPTEPDEDYQDDFTCLRESDDSDGEDSLSVHSDDRLSEASWEPIDRKDTEVSFPDCLLQVTRWVPDHMASHCFSCDSEFWLAKRRHHCRNCGNVFCGGCCYLKLPIPDQQLYDPVLVCNSCYDHIQVCRAREIMSQQLKKPIAAASS